The proteins below come from a single Calditrichota bacterium genomic window:
- a CDS encoding DUF5123 domain-containing protein, with protein sequence MDIRYITKTLFVIFLLFFGTVFSQTVHQVSAGDSTLAAAVSDAADGDIIELVSDGGVYTNPNQMVVSKNLVIRGHADLIEKPIIKYVGSSTGAYIFKVEGSPRIEFENLEFDGDGTAEGGAALAKYALRLDNADTSGTMQIFVNNCVMHDFNEKIIKPYANCGMDSLVVRNSIFYNGAKEGIVFYTGSSGDPAVRLKYGEVSNSTFYNFVREAIKGDTNPDIKLVVDHCTFYDCGGPDKPFIYVDDLTDVVVKNSIMQKNLETGNFMRFESDANVVSNIVFWDVNDIDIDNTNSVTDTLLADPLFADAANGDFTLMEGSPAIGYADDGSAVGDPRWDPTVGAPKVHKIEAGTDVLKAAIDAAADGDIIELVSSGGMYLSADQIVLDKNIVIRGRAELAQKPVLKYIGTSTGAYMFKIEGSPRVEYENLEFDGDGTAEGGAALAKYALRLDNGDTSGTMQVFVENCVLHDFNEKIIKPYANCGMDSLVVRNSILYNGAKEGIVFYTGSSGDPAVHIKYGEVSNCTFYNFVREAIKGDTNPDIKLVVDHCTFYDIGGPDKPFIYVDDLTDVVVKNSVMQKNLETGNFMRFESDANVVSNVVFWDVFDRDIDNTDSVTDTLYADPLFADAEAGDFTLGETSPARTAGEGGTPVGDLRWAIDPNAFLLSVSTSGGGIVQLDPAGGVYDPGTVVTMTAVPDLGWEFESWTGNVFPPNANPINITMNKNESIVATFKNLTPQVTVEIDTIGLGHVDVSPEPIEGTYDQGTSLTLTAVPQENWEFVEWLGDISGTENPTTFAADSNMNVTASFQSTLTQFDLVINVVGRGSVTQLPTPVIATYDTASVVELTGIADLGWEFSAWTGDLESGLNPASVQMDSNITITATFMETQYSSHSIEVDTSWNLLDAVQIAINNSFIDSLILVTDGGEYLINNEIILDSTNLVIRGKDDLEQKPIIKYTGSSTSAAIFKIIGSPTVVVENLEIDGDGKGEGAAALAKYFLRLDNGDAEGTMKVFVNNVTAHDMPDKFIKLYSFCGVDSLIVHNSVFYNNAKEGISLFQGSSGDPAAELKYAEIVNCTFYNLTREGIKADTNPNTVVRVDHCTFYDCGGPDKPFIYVDDMTDFVVKNSIFEKNLEDGNFLRFESDENIVSNIIFWDLNDYTIDNTTSITDTLRADPMFKDPANGDFTLLEGSPAYGFADDGKAAGDLRWEKFPVGLEEVVEIIPQVFYLKQNYPNPFNPSTTITFGLNKAGKTKMVVYNVLGREVATLVNKEMAAGTYTVQFQNSNLASGVYFYRLTSGKNVSIKKMLLVK encoded by the coding sequence ATGGATATTCGTTACATTACAAAGACCCTCTTTGTAATATTCTTATTGTTTTTTGGTACAGTGTTTTCGCAAACAGTTCACCAAGTAAGTGCAGGCGATAGCACATTAGCAGCAGCTGTAAGCGATGCGGCTGATGGTGACATAATTGAGCTGGTTTCGGATGGCGGTGTTTATACTAACCCAAACCAGATGGTAGTTAGTAAAAACCTCGTTATTAGAGGCCATGCAGATTTAATTGAAAAGCCGATCATCAAATATGTCGGTTCTTCAACCGGTGCATATATTTTTAAGGTAGAAGGATCACCAAGAATTGAATTTGAGAACCTTGAATTTGACGGTGATGGTACAGCTGAAGGCGGCGCTGCATTAGCTAAGTATGCATTAAGACTTGACAATGCTGATACATCCGGTACTATGCAGATTTTTGTTAATAATTGTGTAATGCACGATTTTAATGAAAAAATAATCAAGCCTTATGCTAATTGCGGGATGGACTCATTAGTTGTCCGGAACTCTATTTTTTATAATGGCGCGAAAGAAGGGATCGTTTTTTATACCGGCTCTTCCGGTGATCCTGCAGTTCGTTTAAAATATGGTGAAGTGTCAAATAGTACTTTTTATAATTTTGTCAGAGAAGCAATAAAAGGTGATACAAATCCTGATATTAAATTAGTTGTTGATCATTGTACATTTTACGATTGTGGTGGGCCGGATAAACCATTCATTTATGTTGATGATTTAACAGATGTAGTTGTTAAGAACAGCATCATGCAAAAAAACCTGGAAACAGGCAATTTTATGAGATTCGAATCTGATGCTAATGTTGTTAGTAACATTGTTTTCTGGGATGTAAATGATATTGATATAGATAATACAAATTCAGTTACAGACACTCTTCTTGCAGATCCGTTGTTTGCAGACGCAGCAAACGGTGATTTCACATTAATGGAAGGGTCACCTGCAATAGGTTATGCTGATGATGGAAGCGCAGTTGGTGATCCAAGATGGGATCCAACCGTTGGAGCTCCAAAAGTTCATAAGATTGAAGCAGGAACTGATGTGTTAAAGGCTGCTATTGATGCAGCAGCAGATGGTGATATAATTGAGTTAGTATCCAGTGGTGGTATGTATCTTTCTGCAGATCAAATTGTTTTAGACAAAAATATTGTTATTCGTGGCCGGGCAGAACTTGCTCAGAAGCCGGTTTTAAAATATATCGGTACTTCAACAGGTGCGTATATGTTTAAAATTGAGGGCTCTCCACGTGTTGAATATGAAAACCTTGAATTTGATGGTGATGGTACTGCAGAGGGTGGAGCCGCATTAGCTAAGTATGCATTAAGACTGGACAACGGTGACACATCCGGAACAATGCAGGTTTTTGTTGAGAATTGTGTATTACATGATTTTAATGAAAAAATCATCAAGCCATATGCTAACTGTGGAATGGATTCGCTCGTTGTTCGTAATTCCATTTTGTATAATGGTGCAAAAGAGGGGATTGTATTTTACACAGGTTCTTCTGGCGATCCTGCTGTTCACATAAAGTATGGTGAAGTATCTAATTGTACTTTCTATAATTTTGTTAGAGAAGCAATAAAAGGTGATACAAATCCTGATATAAAATTAGTTGTTGATCATTGCACATTTTACGATATAGGCGGACCTGATAAGCCTTTTATTTATGTTGATGATTTAACAGATGTAGTTGTTAAGAATAGCGTCATGCAAAAAAACCTGGAAACAGGCAATTTTATGAGATTCGAATCTGATGCTAATGTTGTCAGTAATGTTGTTTTTTGGGATGTATTTGATAGGGATATTGATAACACGGATTCTGTTACAGATACATTATATGCCGATCCGTTATTTGCGGATGCAGAGGCTGGAGATTTTACACTTGGTGAAACTTCTCCTGCACGGACTGCCGGTGAAGGCGGCACGCCAGTGGGTGATTTAAGATGGGCTATTGATCCTAATGCTTTTCTATTATCAGTTTCAACATCCGGTGGTGGAATTGTACAATTAGATCCTGCCGGTGGTGTTTATGATCCGGGTACTGTTGTTACTATGACGGCTGTGCCTGATTTAGGATGGGAGTTTGAATCATGGACAGGAAATGTTTTTCCACCAAACGCCAATCCCATAAACATTACAATGAATAAAAATGAATCAATTGTTGCTACATTTAAAAACCTCACACCACAGGTTACAGTGGAAATTGATACAATTGGCCTTGGCCACGTTGATGTTAGCCCGGAACCTATTGAAGGTACTTATGACCAGGGAACTAGTTTAACATTAACAGCGGTTCCACAAGAAAATTGGGAATTTGTTGAATGGTTGGGTGACATTAGTGGAACTGAAAATCCAACTACTTTTGCCGCAGATTCAAATATGAATGTGACCGCTTCATTCCAAAGCACTTTAACACAGTTTGATTTAGTAATTAATGTTGTTGGTAGAGGTAGTGTAACCCAATTACCTACACCTGTAATTGCAACGTACGATACAGCTTCTGTTGTTGAATTAACCGGGATAGCAGATTTGGGTTGGGAGTTTTCAGCTTGGACTGGGGATCTAGAAAGTGGTCTAAACCCGGCAAGTGTTCAAATGGATTCGAATATCACAATAACTGCTACCTTTATGGAGACGCAATATTCCTCTCACAGCATTGAAGTTGATACTTCCTGGAATTTATTAGATGCAGTACAGATAGCGATTAACAATAGTTTTATTGACAGCCTTATATTAGTAACTGATGGTGGCGAATATTTAATAAATAATGAGATTATACTTGATAGCACTAATCTTGTCATTCGCGGAAAAGATGATCTGGAGCAGAAACCAATTATAAAATATACCGGTTCATCAACAAGTGCAGCGATATTTAAAATTATTGGTTCACCTACAGTAGTGGTTGAAAATCTTGAAATTGATGGAGATGGAAAAGGTGAAGGCGCTGCTGCATTAGCTAAATATTTTCTGCGATTGGATAATGGTGATGCAGAAGGTACCATGAAAGTATTTGTTAATAACGTTACAGCACATGATATGCCAGATAAATTTATCAAATTGTACTCTTTCTGCGGTGTTGACTCTTTAATTGTCCATAATTCTGTTTTTTATAATAATGCTAAAGAAGGTATATCTTTGTTTCAAGGTTCATCAGGTGATCCGGCGGCTGAATTAAAATATGCAGAAATTGTTAATTGTACCTTTTATAATCTTACCAGAGAAGGTATAAAAGCTGATACTAATCCGAATACGGTTGTTCGTGTAGATCATTGTACTTTTTATGATTGTGGCGGACCAGACAAGCCATTTATTTATGTTGACGATATGACAGATTTTGTTGTTAAAAACAGTATTTTTGAAAAGAATTTAGAAGATGGAAATTTTCTACGTTTTGAATCTGATGAAAATATTGTCAGCAACATCATTTTCTGGGATTTAAACGACTATACTATTGACAACACAACATCAATCACAGATACGCTGCGTGCAGATCCAATGTTTAAAGATCC
- a CDS encoding cupin domain-containing protein gives MTHIKKSQVPVETVGPGLTRQIMGHDSDLMLVKVNFEKGAIGEPHKHPHHQVSYVIEGKFDVTIDGVTKTLEAGDAFVVPTEVMHGAICTEKGILIDTFSPAREDFLE, from the coding sequence ATGACTCATATAAAAAAATCGCAAGTTCCGGTTGAAACAGTTGGTCCAGGATTGACTCGCCAGATAATGGGCCATGATTCAGATCTAATGTTGGTGAAAGTAAATTTCGAAAAAGGCGCCATTGGCGAGCCACATAAGCATCCGCATCATCAGGTATCCTATGTTATTGAAGGAAAATTTGATGTTACTATTGATGGTGTTACTAAAACACTTGAGGCCGGTGATGCTTTTGTTGTTCCAACGGAAGTTATGCACGGCGCTATTTGTACAGAAAAAGGAATTCTCATTGATACATTTTCTCCCGCCAGGGAAGATTTTTTAGAATAA
- a CDS encoding MFS transporter, with amino-acid sequence MNIKGLRWWVIALIALGTIINYIDRSALGVMWWAEGDCIAKDLGYTTQNVAKQQYAIILNVFMIFYALGQSVMGRIFDKIGTRMGFVLSIAVWSVATMLHSVARSVLSFSVFRGILAVGEAGNWPGAVKSNAEWFPQKERAVAQGIFNAGASIGSVISPPLIAILFVYFGWQVTFFALGALGFVWIIPWLILNKTSPEKHPWITEEEKKYILEGRPVETSTEPTQDDKLSMSKILSYKESWSVLVARFFHEPIWWLFVGWMPIYLAATYGFNVKEIGAFAWVPYVGAAFGSIAGGWYSGRLLDKGREIGTARKTAINIGSTLMFLGMVTTIFFADTPEKFVAIVAVVLFGFQFSIGNVQTIPSDLFKGSSVGSLAGLGGTVGVFSVIVLNFLVPVITKTSFTPAFVIIALFVPLGVLAIYLFGGKLLPVEKN; translated from the coding sequence ATGAATATAAAGGGTTTACGTTGGTGGGTAATAGCTCTTATTGCTTTGGGAACGATTATTAACTATATCGATCGTTCTGCTTTAGGTGTAATGTGGTGGGCAGAAGGCGACTGCATTGCGAAAGATCTTGGATATACAACTCAAAATGTGGCTAAACAGCAATATGCAATAATCCTGAATGTATTTATGATATTCTATGCATTGGGCCAATCAGTTATGGGTAGGATTTTTGATAAGATTGGTACGCGCATGGGTTTTGTTCTCTCAATTGCTGTATGGAGTGTTGCCACAATGCTTCATTCTGTTGCACGCTCAGTACTTAGTTTTAGTGTTTTTAGGGGAATTTTAGCTGTTGGTGAAGCAGGGAACTGGCCTGGCGCTGTTAAATCAAATGCGGAATGGTTTCCACAAAAAGAAAGAGCTGTTGCCCAGGGAATATTTAATGCCGGGGCTTCAATTGGATCGGTTATCTCTCCCCCATTGATCGCCATTTTGTTTGTCTATTTTGGCTGGCAGGTAACTTTTTTTGCTTTAGGTGCATTAGGTTTTGTCTGGATTATTCCATGGTTAATATTAAATAAAACTTCACCGGAAAAACATCCCTGGATTACCGAAGAAGAAAAAAAATATATTTTGGAAGGTCGACCGGTTGAAACATCAACAGAGCCAACGCAAGACGATAAACTAAGCATGTCAAAGATTTTGTCCTACAAAGAATCATGGTCTGTTTTGGTAGCCCGCTTTTTTCATGAGCCAATTTGGTGGCTTTTTGTGGGTTGGATGCCAATCTATCTTGCAGCCACTTACGGATTTAATGTTAAAGAAATTGGTGCTTTTGCATGGGTTCCTTATGTAGGCGCAGCTTTTGGTAGTATTGCCGGTGGTTGGTATAGTGGAAGACTTTTGGATAAAGGACGTGAAATAGGCACAGCCAGAAAAACAGCAATAAATATTGGTTCAACTTTGATGTTTCTTGGAATGGTTACAACAATATTCTTTGCAGATACGCCTGAAAAATTCGTTGCTATAGTAGCCGTTGTACTTTTTGGATTTCAATTTTCAATAGGCAATGTCCAAACAATTCCAAGTGATTTATTCAAAGGTTCCTCGGTTGGTAGCTTAGCTGGCTTAGGCGGAACAGTTGGTGTATTCTCTGTTATTGTATTGAACTTTTTGGTACCGGTTATTACAAAAACATCCTTCACGCCAGCTTTTGTAATTATTGCATTGTTTGTTCCTCTGGGAGTTTTAGCTATTTATTTATTTGGTGGAAAACTATTACCTGTAGAAAAAAACTAA